In the genome of Oceanispirochaeta sp., the window TCTGTATGAGGTGCACATTTATAACCCACATACCCATCAGAGAAGTCATGCATTCTCTGGGAGTACGTTGTATGCATATCAAGAGAAGAGAACAGGGGTAAAGTCGGAAAGATTTCTCTCAGGGATTCAAGGAGGTCTCCCTCCGCCTCGCCTATCTCCTCAATCCTCATTGAACCATGAAGAGACAGGCAAAGGGCATCAATAGCTGCTTCTTTCTGAGCGGCTCTAGCTCTTACAAGGATTTCCTCTTTCAGTTCAAGATAGAGTTCTTTGGACACCAGACCATTGGGAACAGCCCTGGCACAGACTGTGGGAACAAGCTCATACCCTGCGTCCTGCAGGGTTTTAACAACCCCGCTGATACTGTCGCTGTCATTGAGAACTGAAAACAGTTCACTCCCGTATTGGATAGAAAAATCATCCCGACCTGTGATGATGGGATTAAATGAGTTTGATTCATGATGCAGGCTTGCCGTTAAAATTCTTTTCACATGATGTTCCTGTCAGTTGGTTTCTTCGATGACATTACTAAGTAATGTATTCCATTTCTGTTTATTCTTATGACTCGTTCCAACTTGTGGTATGGCATATAGTTCACTCAGCATACAGGCGGCGGCCCCCCTTGCGGGATCATAGGTCCCCTCTTCTACTACCTTCAATTGACATCCCTTACTCTCCAGTGACATCCATTTTTCCTTATAATCATGTAAGAGTATTTCCTGGACCATATCTCCGTTATCCGAGAGATCCCCCCCGATAAAAAGGGCTCTCGGGTTCAAAATCTGGAGGAGGAAAGTCATATTACCCATCAGTTCCCGAATGATCTCTCTCTGGATCTCAGGGTCATAAAGAGCCCGGTCCATTTCTTCTCCAGAAAGTGAAAGTTGCCATTTCAACTGCCTTTCCTTTGAAAAAAGGATACTCTGATATTCACCGGCTTCATGAGAAACTCCGGTGTAGAGCTGACCATTGAGAACCATGCCGATTCCGATTCCAATGGAGGGCAGGTTTTCAGGAAGCATCTTTCTTTTATGAAACCTGGAAAGAAGATAAATAAAGGAATCATCTTTTGACTCGGGGTTGTTCCAGAGGATATTCTGAGCACAGCAGTTTGCATCATTTTCCATAACAACAGGAAAGGAAAAAGAAGTATCCAGAAAGCTGCTGAGATCAATATCTTTAAGATTATGGGTCCAGCAGTCTTTCACATAGCTGTTATATCTGTTCACAATACCTGGTATTGCCAGCCCCATTCCTAGAATCGGGATTTCAGGATTCAACTGTTTTCTAACATCAATTACGGTCTGGATTAAAAGAGCTTGAAAATCATGCTTCCCGAAATTGTATTCTATTCGCTGGGAGGACAGGATATGGCCAGAAACATCACAAATAACAGCACAGTAATAATCAACCTGAAGATCCAATCCGATTACATATCCAAAATTGGAAATGATCCGGATGGAGATAGGGCGGCGCCCAAGACCTATCTTTTGGACAACAGCGTCTACGAACTCTTCTACTAGGCCGGCCTTGATCAACCGGTTCACAATATAGCTGACAGTGGAGGGTTGCAGGCCCAGTTCTTCAGCCATTTGATGACGGGAACAGGAACGATGTATCCTCAGATAGTTTAAAATCAGGGCAGAATTAGCGGCTTTCTGGAAAAGGCTGTTCCCGACAATTTTCAATGTGATCTCCTTGTCAACTTACAAAGATGAATGAGGCTTGAGAGTGGAGAGAACAGCATCAACTCTGGTAGTGCTGGTATAGCTGTTCCTGAACTCGGGCTTCCTGAGTAATCCACCCATATAGACATGATCAGGGCAGTGCTGCATGACGCTTTCACATTCCTGATCGAGGTATATATGATACTCACCGGCACCCGTTTCCTTGATGATCTTGGGCAGTTTACGCTCTGTAATATCACCTCCGGGCATGATGATAATCCGGCCCTGAGCTTTTTGGATTATATCACGAATGAGCTCGGCTCCTTCAAAGACCGAAGCTTCCTGACCGGATGTCAGTATCCGGTGACAACCCAGATCAATGATATCTTCAAGAGCCTGATAGGGGTCTACTGTGACATCAAAAGCCCTGTGAAAAGTGATACTCATATCTCCGGCCTCTTTAATCAGTGACGCATTTCTCTCTTTATCCACGGTTCCATCTTTTTTCAAAATACCTATAACAACCCCATCCACACCGACTTCACGGCAGTAGCGGATGTCTTCCATCATGACTTGAAACTCTGTATCGGTATAACAGAAGTCCCCCGGCCTTGGTCGTATGATGACATGTAATCCAAGGGAGACAGATTGTCTTGTGATTTTTATTGTTCCGGCACTGGGAGTTGTCCCGCCACCAAAAAGATTTTCACAAAGTTCGA includes:
- a CDS encoding ROK family transcriptional regulator, encoding MKIVGNSLFQKAANSALILNYLRIHRSCSRHQMAEELGLQPSTVSYIVNRLIKAGLVEEFVDAVVQKIGLGRRPISIRIISNFGYVIGLDLQVDYYCAVICDVSGHILSSQRIEYNFGKHDFQALLIQTVIDVRKQLNPEIPILGMGLAIPGIVNRYNSYVKDCWTHNLKDIDLSSFLDTSFSFPVVMENDANCCAQNILWNNPESKDDSFIYLLSRFHKRKMLPENLPSIGIGIGMVLNGQLYTGVSHEAGEYQSILFSKERQLKWQLSLSGEEMDRALYDPEIQREIIRELMGNMTFLLQILNPRALFIGGDLSDNGDMVQEILLHDYKEKWMSLESKGCQLKVVEEGTYDPARGAAACMLSELYAIPQVGTSHKNKQKWNTLLSNVIEETN
- a CDS encoding copper homeostasis protein CutC, whose translation is MEYKLEICLDSAESAIIADKAGANRVELCENLFGGGTTPSAGTIKITRQSVSLGLHVIIRPRPGDFCYTDTEFQVMMEDIRYCREVGVDGVVIGILKKDGTVDKERNASLIKEAGDMSITFHRAFDVTVDPYQALEDIIDLGCHRILTSGQEASVFEGAELIRDIIQKAQGRIIIMPGGDITERKLPKIIKETGAGEYHIYLDQECESVMQHCPDHVYMGGLLRKPEFRNSYTSTTRVDAVLSTLKPHSSL